From one Acinonyx jubatus isolate Ajub_Pintada_27869175 chromosome B1, VMU_Ajub_asm_v1.0, whole genome shotgun sequence genomic stretch:
- the MFSD8 gene encoding major facilitator superfamily domain-containing protein 8 isoform X3, giving the protein MASPGIDTEQEPLLGDRTPGSREWDIIETEEHYKSRWISIRILYLTMFFSSVGFSIVIMSIWPYLQKIDQTADASFLGWVIASFSLGQMVASPVFGLWSNYRPRKEPLIVSIFISVMANCLYAYVHVPASHNKYYMLVARGLVGFGAGNVAVVRSYIAGATSLQERISSMANTSACQALGFILGPVFQTCFALIGEKGVTWDAIKLQINMYTAPVLLGAFLGVLNIILILTLLREHRVDDSGRQCKNVNFEEASTDEVQFPQGNIDQVAVLATNVLFFVVLFIFALFETIVTPLTMDMYAWTREQAVLYDGIILAALGVEAILIFMGVKLLSKKIGERAILLGGLIVVWVGFFILLPWGNQFPKIQWEELHNNSIPNTTFGEIIITLWKSPREDRNEGPTGCPIEQAWCFYTPMIHLAQFLIAAMLIGVGYPSCNVTSYTLYSKVLGPKPQKERGTEDPKQAWC; this is encoded by the exons AGAATGGGATATTATAGAAACTGAAGAGCATTATAAGAGCCGATGGATATCTATTAGGATTCTGTATCTTACTATGTTTTTCAGCAGTGTAG GATTTTCTATTGTGATAATGTCAATATGGCCATATCTCCAAAAG ATTGATCAGACAGCTGATGCAAGTTTTTTGGGCTGGGTTATTGCTTCATTTAGTCTTGGCCAAATGGTAGCTTCACCTGTATTTGGTTTGTGGTCTAATTATAGACCAAGAAAAGAACCTCTTATTGTCTCCATCTTCATTTCGGTCATGGCTAACTGCCTCTATGCGTATGTCCACGTTCCAGCTTCTCATAATAAATACTACATGTTGGTTGCTCGTGGATTGGTGGGATTTGGAGCAg GAAATGTAGCAGTTGTTAGATCATACATTGCTGGTGCTACTTCCCTTCAGGAAAGAATAAGTTCCATGGCAAACACAAGTGCATGTCAAGCATTAGGCTTTATTCTAGGTCCAG tttttcagACTTGTTTTGCACTCATTGGAGAAAAGGGTGTGACATGGGATGCCATTAAGCTGCAGATAAATATGTACACAGCACCAGTTTTACTTGGCGCATTCCTGggagttttaaatattattctgatCCTTACTCTATTAAG agaacaTCGTGTGGATGACTCAGGACGACAgtgtaaaaatgttaattttgaagaAG CAAGTACAGATGAAGTTCAGTTTCCCCAAGGAAATATTGATCAAGTTGCTGTTTTGGCCACCAATGTTCTGTTTTTTGTGGTTCTATTTATCTTTGCCCTTTTTGAAAC caTCGTTACTCCATTAACAATGGATATGTATGCCTGGACTCGAGAACAAGCTGTATTATATGATGGAATAATACTTGCTGCTCTTGGAGTTGAGGCAATTCTTATTTTCATGGGGGTTAAATTACTTTCCAAGAA GATTGGTGAGCGTGCTATTCTACTGGGAGGACTCATCGTTGTATGGGTTGGCTTCTTTATCTTGTTACCTTGGGGAAATCAGTTTCCCAAAATACAGTGGGAAG agTTACATAATAATTCAATCCCTAATACCACATTTGGGGAAATTATTATTACTCTTTGGAAGTCTCCAAGAGAAGATCGCAACGAAGGACCCACTGGTTGCCCAATTGAACAAGCCTGGTGCTTCTACACTCCCATGATCCATCTGGCTCAGTTCCTCATAGCAGCTATGCTAATTGGAGTAGGCTATCCATCCTGCAATGTTACGTCCTATACATTGTATTCAAAAGTTCTGGGACCAAAACCTCAG
- the MFSD8 gene encoding major facilitator superfamily domain-containing protein 8 isoform X1 encodes MASPGIDTEQEPLLGDRTPGSREWDIIETEEHYKSRWISIRILYLTMFFSSVGFSIVIMSIWPYLQKIDQTADASFLGWVIASFSLGQMVASPVFGLWSNYRPRKEPLIVSIFISVMANCLYAYVHVPASHNKYYMLVARGLVGFGAGNVAVVRSYIAGATSLQERISSMANTSACQALGFILGPVFQTCFALIGEKGVTWDAIKLQINMYTAPVLLGAFLGVLNIILILTLLREHRVDDSGRQCKNVNFEEASTDEVQFPQGNIDQVAVLATNVLFFVVLFIFALFETIVTPLTMDMYAWTREQAVLYDGIILAALGVEAILIFMGVKLLSKKIGERAILLGGLIVVWVGFFILLPWGNQFPKIQWEELHNNSIPNTTFGEIIITLWKSPREDRNEGPTGCPIEQAWCFYTPMIHLAQFLIAAMLIGVGYPSCNVTSYTLYSKVLGPKPQGVYMGWLTASGSAARILGPVFISQVYTSWGPRWAFSLVCGIVVLTIMLLGVVYRRLVPFSVRHGRIQE; translated from the exons AGAATGGGATATTATAGAAACTGAAGAGCATTATAAGAGCCGATGGATATCTATTAGGATTCTGTATCTTACTATGTTTTTCAGCAGTGTAG GATTTTCTATTGTGATAATGTCAATATGGCCATATCTCCAAAAG ATTGATCAGACAGCTGATGCAAGTTTTTTGGGCTGGGTTATTGCTTCATTTAGTCTTGGCCAAATGGTAGCTTCACCTGTATTTGGTTTGTGGTCTAATTATAGACCAAGAAAAGAACCTCTTATTGTCTCCATCTTCATTTCGGTCATGGCTAACTGCCTCTATGCGTATGTCCACGTTCCAGCTTCTCATAATAAATACTACATGTTGGTTGCTCGTGGATTGGTGGGATTTGGAGCAg GAAATGTAGCAGTTGTTAGATCATACATTGCTGGTGCTACTTCCCTTCAGGAAAGAATAAGTTCCATGGCAAACACAAGTGCATGTCAAGCATTAGGCTTTATTCTAGGTCCAG tttttcagACTTGTTTTGCACTCATTGGAGAAAAGGGTGTGACATGGGATGCCATTAAGCTGCAGATAAATATGTACACAGCACCAGTTTTACTTGGCGCATTCCTGggagttttaaatattattctgatCCTTACTCTATTAAG agaacaTCGTGTGGATGACTCAGGACGACAgtgtaaaaatgttaattttgaagaAG CAAGTACAGATGAAGTTCAGTTTCCCCAAGGAAATATTGATCAAGTTGCTGTTTTGGCCACCAATGTTCTGTTTTTTGTGGTTCTATTTATCTTTGCCCTTTTTGAAAC caTCGTTACTCCATTAACAATGGATATGTATGCCTGGACTCGAGAACAAGCTGTATTATATGATGGAATAATACTTGCTGCTCTTGGAGTTGAGGCAATTCTTATTTTCATGGGGGTTAAATTACTTTCCAAGAA GATTGGTGAGCGTGCTATTCTACTGGGAGGACTCATCGTTGTATGGGTTGGCTTCTTTATCTTGTTACCTTGGGGAAATCAGTTTCCCAAAATACAGTGGGAAG agTTACATAATAATTCAATCCCTAATACCACATTTGGGGAAATTATTATTACTCTTTGGAAGTCTCCAAGAGAAGATCGCAACGAAGGACCCACTGGTTGCCCAATTGAACAAGCCTGGTGCTTCTACACTCCCATGATCCATCTGGCTCAGTTCCTCATAGCAGCTATGCTAATTGGAGTAGGCTATCCATCCTGCAATGTTACGTCCTATACATTGTATTCAAAAGTTCTGGGACCAAAACCTCAG GGTGTGTACATGGGCTGGTTAACAGCTTCTGGAAGTGCAGCACGGATTCTTGGACCCGTGTTCATCAGCCAAGTGTACACTTCCTGGGGTCCACGATGGGCATTCAGCCTTGTGTGTGGAATAGTGGTGCTTACCATCATGCTCCTGGGTGTGGTTTACAGAAGACTTGTTCCTTTTTCTGTAAGGCATGGAAGGATTCAAGAGTAA
- the MFSD8 gene encoding major facilitator superfamily domain-containing protein 8 isoform X4: MASPGIDTEQEPLLGDRTPGSREWDIIETEEHYKSRWISIRILYLTMFFSSVGFSIVIMSIWPYLQKIDQTADASFLGWVIASFSLGQMVASPVFGLWSNYRPRKEPLIVSIFISVMANCLYAYVHVPASHNKYYMLVARGLVGFGAGNVAVVRSYIAGATSLQERISSMANTSACQALGFILGPASTDEVQFPQGNIDQVAVLATNVLFFVVLFIFALFETIVTPLTMDMYAWTREQAVLYDGIILAALGVEAILIFMGVKLLSKKIGERAILLGGLIVVWVGFFILLPWGNQFPKIQWEELHNNSIPNTTFGEIIITLWKSPREDRNEGPTGCPIEQAWCFYTPMIHLAQFLIAAMLIGVGYPSCNVTSYTLYSKVLGPKPQGVYMGWLTASGSAARILGPVFISQVYTSWGPRWAFSLVCGIVVLTIMLLGVVYRRLVPFSVRHGRIQE, from the exons AGAATGGGATATTATAGAAACTGAAGAGCATTATAAGAGCCGATGGATATCTATTAGGATTCTGTATCTTACTATGTTTTTCAGCAGTGTAG GATTTTCTATTGTGATAATGTCAATATGGCCATATCTCCAAAAG ATTGATCAGACAGCTGATGCAAGTTTTTTGGGCTGGGTTATTGCTTCATTTAGTCTTGGCCAAATGGTAGCTTCACCTGTATTTGGTTTGTGGTCTAATTATAGACCAAGAAAAGAACCTCTTATTGTCTCCATCTTCATTTCGGTCATGGCTAACTGCCTCTATGCGTATGTCCACGTTCCAGCTTCTCATAATAAATACTACATGTTGGTTGCTCGTGGATTGGTGGGATTTGGAGCAg GAAATGTAGCAGTTGTTAGATCATACATTGCTGGTGCTACTTCCCTTCAGGAAAGAATAAGTTCCATGGCAAACACAAGTGCATGTCAAGCATTAGGCTTTATTCTAGGTCCAG CAAGTACAGATGAAGTTCAGTTTCCCCAAGGAAATATTGATCAAGTTGCTGTTTTGGCCACCAATGTTCTGTTTTTTGTGGTTCTATTTATCTTTGCCCTTTTTGAAAC caTCGTTACTCCATTAACAATGGATATGTATGCCTGGACTCGAGAACAAGCTGTATTATATGATGGAATAATACTTGCTGCTCTTGGAGTTGAGGCAATTCTTATTTTCATGGGGGTTAAATTACTTTCCAAGAA GATTGGTGAGCGTGCTATTCTACTGGGAGGACTCATCGTTGTATGGGTTGGCTTCTTTATCTTGTTACCTTGGGGAAATCAGTTTCCCAAAATACAGTGGGAAG agTTACATAATAATTCAATCCCTAATACCACATTTGGGGAAATTATTATTACTCTTTGGAAGTCTCCAAGAGAAGATCGCAACGAAGGACCCACTGGTTGCCCAATTGAACAAGCCTGGTGCTTCTACACTCCCATGATCCATCTGGCTCAGTTCCTCATAGCAGCTATGCTAATTGGAGTAGGCTATCCATCCTGCAATGTTACGTCCTATACATTGTATTCAAAAGTTCTGGGACCAAAACCTCAG GGTGTGTACATGGGCTGGTTAACAGCTTCTGGAAGTGCAGCACGGATTCTTGGACCCGTGTTCATCAGCCAAGTGTACACTTCCTGGGGTCCACGATGGGCATTCAGCCTTGTGTGTGGAATAGTGGTGCTTACCATCATGCTCCTGGGTGTGGTTTACAGAAGACTTGTTCCTTTTTCTGTAAGGCATGGAAGGATTCAAGAGTAA
- the MFSD8 gene encoding major facilitator superfamily domain-containing protein 8 isoform X2 codes for MASPGIDTEQEPLLGDRTPGSREWDIIETEEHYKSRWISIRILYLTMFFSSVGFSIVIMSIWPYLQKIDQTADASFLGWVIASFSLGQMVASPVFGLWSNYRPRKEPLIVSIFISVMANCLYAYVHVPASHNKYYMLVARGLVGFGAGNVAVVRSYIAGATSLQERISSMANTSACQALGFILGPVFQTCFALIGEKGVTWDAIKLQINMYTAPVLLGAFLGVLNIILILTLLREHRVDDSGRQCKNVNFEEASTDEVQFPQGNIDQVAVLATNVLFFVVLFIFALFETIVTPLTMDMYAWTREQAVLYDGIILAALGVEAILIFMGVKLLSKKIGERAILLGGLIVVWVGFFILLPWGNQFPKIQWEELHNNSIPNTTFGEIIITLWKSPREDRNEGPTGCPIEQAWCFYTPMIHLAQFLIAAMLIGVGYPSCNVTSYTLYSKVLGPKPQVNLITDDRKFRRNNRIRNVTNL; via the exons AGAATGGGATATTATAGAAACTGAAGAGCATTATAAGAGCCGATGGATATCTATTAGGATTCTGTATCTTACTATGTTTTTCAGCAGTGTAG GATTTTCTATTGTGATAATGTCAATATGGCCATATCTCCAAAAG ATTGATCAGACAGCTGATGCAAGTTTTTTGGGCTGGGTTATTGCTTCATTTAGTCTTGGCCAAATGGTAGCTTCACCTGTATTTGGTTTGTGGTCTAATTATAGACCAAGAAAAGAACCTCTTATTGTCTCCATCTTCATTTCGGTCATGGCTAACTGCCTCTATGCGTATGTCCACGTTCCAGCTTCTCATAATAAATACTACATGTTGGTTGCTCGTGGATTGGTGGGATTTGGAGCAg GAAATGTAGCAGTTGTTAGATCATACATTGCTGGTGCTACTTCCCTTCAGGAAAGAATAAGTTCCATGGCAAACACAAGTGCATGTCAAGCATTAGGCTTTATTCTAGGTCCAG tttttcagACTTGTTTTGCACTCATTGGAGAAAAGGGTGTGACATGGGATGCCATTAAGCTGCAGATAAATATGTACACAGCACCAGTTTTACTTGGCGCATTCCTGggagttttaaatattattctgatCCTTACTCTATTAAG agaacaTCGTGTGGATGACTCAGGACGACAgtgtaaaaatgttaattttgaagaAG CAAGTACAGATGAAGTTCAGTTTCCCCAAGGAAATATTGATCAAGTTGCTGTTTTGGCCACCAATGTTCTGTTTTTTGTGGTTCTATTTATCTTTGCCCTTTTTGAAAC caTCGTTACTCCATTAACAATGGATATGTATGCCTGGACTCGAGAACAAGCTGTATTATATGATGGAATAATACTTGCTGCTCTTGGAGTTGAGGCAATTCTTATTTTCATGGGGGTTAAATTACTTTCCAAGAA GATTGGTGAGCGTGCTATTCTACTGGGAGGACTCATCGTTGTATGGGTTGGCTTCTTTATCTTGTTACCTTGGGGAAATCAGTTTCCCAAAATACAGTGGGAAG agTTACATAATAATTCAATCCCTAATACCACATTTGGGGAAATTATTATTACTCTTTGGAAGTCTCCAAGAGAAGATCGCAACGAAGGACCCACTGGTTGCCCAATTGAACAAGCCTGGTGCTTCTACACTCCCATGATCCATCTGGCTCAGTTCCTCATAGCAGCTATGCTAATTGGAGTAGGCTATCCATCCTGCAATGTTACGTCCTATACATTGTATTCAAAAGTTCTGGGACCAAAACCTCAG